A segment of the Streptomyces sp. NBC_00376 genome:
GAACTGGTCGAACAACGTCTACAACCTGGTCACCAAGCGCGCCGTGGCCTACGAGGGCGCGACCATGGAGTGGGTCGACGGCAACATCGGCTCCAAGGTCACCATGAAGTACCCGGCCGTCTACCTGATGGGCGAGCACGCCAAGGGCGAGACCCTGTCCATCGCCTTCGCGGGCGAGGGCCAGCACCAGGACGCCGGCGCCAAGATGGTCCACATGGCGCCGAACACCTCCTCCAACATCGTCTCCAAGTCGGTGGCGCGAGGCGGCGGCCGTACCTCCTACCGCGGTCTGATCGAGATCGGCGAGGGCGCACCGGGCGCGAAGTCCAACGTGCTCTGCGACGCGCTGCTGGTCGACACGATCTCGCGCTCCGACACCTACCCGTACGTCGACGTCCGCGAGGACGACGTGTCGATGGGTCACGAGGCGACCGTCTCCAAGGTCTCCGAGGACCAGCTCTTCTACCTGATGAGCCGCGGTCTGACGGAGTTCGAGGCGATGGCGATGATCGTGCGCGGCTTCGTCGAGCCGATCGCGAAGGAGCTGCCGATGGAGTACGCCCTTGAGCTCAACCGGCTGATCGAGCTGCAGATGGAGGGTTCGGTCGGCTAGCAGGCCCGACGACCGACCCCCGATTTCGACAGAGAAAGCGAGCACTACGACAGCCATGGCTGAGGCTCAGAACATCCCGGCGGGCTCCACCACCACCGGATCCATCGCGGTGGCCGCCGAGTCGACCGTCGCCACGCGCATGAGCGCGCCCCCGTCCTTCGACGTCGCGGACTTCCCGGTCCCGCACGGCCGCGAGGAGGAGTGGCGGTTCACGCCGCTGGAGCGGCTGCGCGGGCTGCACGACGGCACGGCCGTCGCCACCGGCGGCGGTGTGAAGGTGGCGATCGAGGCCCCCGAGGGCGTCACCGTCGAGACCGTCGGCCGTGACGACTCCCGGCTCGGCAGGGCCGGCACCCCGGTGGACCGCGTCGCCGCCCAGGCGTACACGTCCTTCGAGCAGGCGTCCGTCGTCACGGTCGCCAAGGAGGCCGTGCTCACCGAGCCGATCCGCATCGCGGTGCACGGCGAGGGCGGCGTGGCCTACGGCCAACAGGTCGTCGAGCTGGGCGCCTTCGCCGAGGCCGTCGTCGTCATCGACCACACCGGTGACGCGGTGCTCGCCGCCAACGTGGACTACGTCCTCGGTGACGGCGCGAAGCTCACCGTCGTCTCCGTGCAGGACTGGGACGAGACCGCGGTCCACGTCGGCCAGCACAACGCGCTGGTCGGCCGGGACGCCTCGTTCAAGTCGATCGTCGTCACCTTCGGCGGTGACCTCGTCCGCCTCCACCCGCGCGTCAGCTACGCGGGCACCGGCGGCGAGGCCGAGCTCTTCGGTCTGTACTTCACCGACAAGGGCCAGCACCAGGAGCACCGCCTCCTGGTCGACCACAACACCCCGCACTGCAAGTCCAACGCCGCCTACAAGGGCGCGCTCCAGGGCGAAGGCGCACACGCCGTGTGGATCGGAGACGTCCTCATCCAGGCCAAGGCCGAGGGCACCGACACCTACGAGATGAACCGCAACCTCGTCCTCACGGACGGCGCGCGGGTCGACTCCGTGCCGAACCTGGAGATCGAGACCGGCGAGATCGTCGGCGCCGGCCACGCCTCGGCGACCGGCCGCTTCGACGACGAGCAGCTCTTCTACCTGATGTCCCGGGGCATCGACGCCGAGGAGGCCCGTCGCCTCGTCGTGCGCGGGTTCTTCGCCGAGCTCGTCCAGCAGATCGGTCTGCCGGACGTAGAGGCGCGGCTGCTGGAGAAGATCGAGGCCGAGCTGAAGGCTTCCGTCTGATGGCCTTCGTCAAAGCCTGTGCGCTGAGTGAGCTGGAGGACGACACCCCCAAGCGGGTGGAGCTCGACGGCGTCCCGGTGTCCGTCGTCCGTACCGAGGGCGAGGTGTTCGCGATCAACGACATCTGCTCGCACGCGAACGTGTCCCTGTCCGAGGGCGAGGTCGAGGACTGCTCGATCGAGTGCTGGCTGCACGGCTCCAGCTTCGACCTGCGCACCGGCAAGCCGTCCGGCCTTCCCGCGACGCGCCCCGTCCCCGTATACCCCGTCAAGATCGAAGGGGACGATGTGCTCGTCTCCGTCACCCAGGAGTCCTGAGTCACCCATGGCAACGCTTGAAATCCGCGACCTGCACGTCTCCGTCGAGGCCGACAACGCCACGAAGGAGATCCTCAAGGGCGTCGACCTGACCGTGAAGCAGGGCGAGACCCACGCCATCATGGGCCCCAACGGGTCCGGCAAGTCCACCCTCGCGTACTCCCTCGCGGGTCACCCCAAGTACACGATCACCAGCGGTTCGGTGACCCTGGACGGCGAGGACGTCCTGGAGATGACCGTCGACGAGCGGGCCCGCGCCGGCCTGTTCCTCGCGATGCAGTACCCGGTCGAGATCCCCGGTGTCTCGGTCTCCAACTTCCTCCGCACCTCCGCCACCGCCGTCCGCGGCGAGGCGCCCAAGCTGCGCACCTGGGTGAAGGAGGTCAAGGAGACGATGGGCCGGCTCCAGATGGACCCGGCGTTCGCCGAGCGCAACGTCAACGAGGGCTTCTCCGGCGGTGAGAAGAAGCGCCACGAGATCCTTCAGCTGGAGCTCCTCAAGCCGAAGGTCGCGATCCTCGACGAGACCGACTCCGGTCTGGACGTCGACGCCCTGCGCATCGTCTCCGAGGGCGTCAACCGGGTCCGCGAGACCGGCGAGGTCGGCACCCTGCTGATCACGCACTACACGCGGATCCTCCGCTACATCAAGCCCGACTTCGTGCACGTCTTCGCCAACGGCCGCATTGCCGAGTCCGGCGGCGCCGAGCTCGCCGACAAGCTGGAGAACGAGGGCTACGAGGCATATGTGAAGGGTGGCGCTTCCGCGTGACACAGCTGCCGGGCCTCCTCGACACCGAGGCGATCCGCAAGGACTTCCCCCTGCTGGATCGTACGGTCCATGACGGGAAGAAGATCGTTTACCTGGACAGCGCTGCGACCTCGCAGAAGCCGCGCCAGGTGCTCGACGCCCTCAACGAGTACTACGAGCGGCACAACGCCAATGTGCACCGCGGTGTGTACACGATCGCGGAGGAGGCCACGGCGCTGTACGAAGGCGCCCGTGACAAGGTCGCCGCGTTCATCAACGCACCCAGCCGCAACGAGGTGATCTTCACCAAGAACGCCTCCGAGTCGCTCAACCTCGTGGCCAACATGCTCGGCTGGGCCGACGAGCCCTACCGGGTGGACCACGACACCGAGATCGTCACCACGGAGATGGAGCACCACTCCAACATCGTGCCGTGGCAGCTGCTCTCGCAGCGCACGGGCGCGAAGCTGAAGTGGTTCGGCATCACCGACGACGGCCGCCTCGACCTGTCCAACATCGAGGAGATCATCACGGAGAAGACGAAGATCGTCTCCTTCACCCTGGTCTCCAACATCATGGGCACCATCAACCCGGTCGAGAAGATCATCCGCCGGGCCCAGCAGGTCGGCGCGCTGGTCTGCATCGACGCCTCGCAGGCCGCCCCGCACATGGTGCTGGACGTGCAGGCGCTGCAGGCCGACTTCGTGGCCTTCACCGGTCACAAGATGGTCGGCCCGACCGGCATCGGTGTGCTCTGGGGACGGCAGGAGCTCCTGGAGGACCTGCCGCCGTTCCTCGGCGGCGGCGAGATGATCGAGACCGTGTCGATGCACTCGTCGACGTACGCCCCCGCGCCGCACAAGTTCGAGGCCGGTACGCCCCCGATCGCCCAGGCCGTCGGCCTCGGCGCGGCCGTGGACTACCTCTCGGCCATCGGCATGGAGAACATCTACCGCCACGAGCACGCGATCACCGAGTACGCGGTGAAGCGGCTCCTGGAGGTCCCGGACCTGCGGATCATCGGCCCGGCGACGGCCGAGGACCGCGGCGCCACGATCTCCTTCACGCTCGGCGACATCCACCCGCACGACGTGGGTCAGGTGCTCGACGAGCAGGGCATCGCGGTCCGGGTCGGACACCACTGCGCACGGCCGGTCTGCCTGCGGTACGGAATTCCTGCGACCACGCGAGCGTCGTTCTATCTGTACTCCACGCCCGCCGAGGTCGACGCCCTGGTGGACGGTCTGGAGCACGTACGGAACTTTTTCGGATAATGGGCGAGCGGCTGAGGGTTGACTGGTGAAGCTTGATTCCATGTACCAGGAAGTGATCCTGGACCACTACAAGCACCCCCACGGGCGCGGCCTGCGGGACGGCGACGCCGAGGTGCACCACGTCAACCCGACGTGTGGCGACGAGATCACTCTCCGGGTGAAGTACGACGGCGAGACCATCGCCGATGTGTCGTACGAGGGTCAGGGCTGCTCCATCAGCCAGGCCAGCGCCTCCGTGCTGAACGACCTGCTGGTCGGCAAGGAGCTGGGCCAGGCGCAGAAGATCCAGGAGACCTTCCTGGAGCTGATGCAGTCGAAGGGCCAGCTGGAGCCGGACGACGCGATGGAGGAGGTGCTGGAGGACGCGGTCGCGTTCGCCGGCGTCTCGAAGTACCCGGCCCGCGTGAAGTGCGCGCTGCTGAGCTGGATGGCATGGAAGGACGCGACGGCCAAAGCGCTGTCCGAAGGGAAGACGGCATGAGCGATCACGGTACGCCGGAAGTACTGACCACCAAGCCGGCCTCCGAGGAGGAGGTCCGTGAGGCGCTGTACGACGTCGTCGACCCCGAGCTGGGCATCGACGTCGTCAACCTGGGCCTGATCTACGGCATCCACATCGACGACGCCAACATCGCCACCCTCGACATGACGCTGACGTCCGCGGCCTGCCCGCTGACCGATGTCATCGAGGACCAGGCGAAGTCCGCGACCGAGGGCATCGTCAACGAACTGCGGATCAACTGGGTCTGGATGCCGCCGTGGGGCCCGGACAAGATCACGGACGACGGGCGCGAGCAGCTGCGGGCCCTGGGCTTCAACGTCTGAGCCCATTGCCGACGACGAACGGCCCCCGGCTTCGTGCCGGGGGCCGTTTTTCGTCGTTGTTTCACCTGCCGTACTCACGAGGTGTGTCCCTCGTTGGCCCGGGTAGCGGAACCTACCCGCGACACCACGCCGACGAGAGGCATGCCGTGCTGCATCAGCTTTCGCTCCCCGACCGCAGGATGGCCGCCGCCGCGGGCGGAGTGCTCCTGCTGGCCGCGCTGGGGATCAACGCCCCCGCGCACGCCGCGAGTTACGGAACGCCGACGATCGCCTTCTCGGCCTCCTACCTCTCCGGTGCCGTCGGTGCGAGCGGCGACCCCGTGGTCACCGTCACCGTCGCGCAGAGCGGGGCCGACGCGAGCGCGCTCGGCGTGGCGGCTTCCGCCAGCTCCAAGGCGTCCGTCGCCGGGACCGGGGACGTGACCGTGACCGGTACGGGCGCCACCCGGCGGCTCTCCGTCGCCGCGCACGAGCGCGGCTACACCGACCTCACGATCAAGGTCACCGGACTCGGCGGAAAGACCGCCACCAGGACGCTGCACTACGCCGCCTCCGCCGCCGTGCGGAACGCCGCCGACACCCGCTACCTCACCGGCTCCTCGGACGCCTCGGCAGCCGTCGACGTCGGTGGCGGATACATGGTCGTGGCCGACGACGAGTCCAACACGCTGCGCCTGTACGACCGTTCCTCGTCCGGCGCGCCCGTGAAGAGCTGGGACGTCGGCCCGGAGCTCGGGGCGGACAAGGAGGTCGACATCGAGGGCGCGGCCCGGGTCGGCGACACCATCTACTGGACCGGATCGCTCGGCAACAACAAGGACGGCGAGTACAAGTCCGACCGCAACACCGTCTTCACCACGACGGTGACCGGCTCGGGCGCGGCCACCGCGCTGACGGTGGGTGGTAGGTACGGGAAGCTCCGGGACGATCTCGTCGCGTGGGACAAGGCCAACGGCAACCGGCTCGGCTTCGCCGCGGGCACGGCGGACGGCGAAGTGCCCAAGCAGATCGACGGGTTCAACATCGAGGGTCTGGAGTTCGCGCCCGGCTCGACGACCACCGCGTACCTCGGCTTCCGGGCACCACTGGTCCCGCCGAAGGCGGGCGGCAAGGCTCTGATCGTGCCCGTCACCAACTTCGACGAGGTGGCCGGCAGCGGGGCGAAGGCCGTCATGGGCGCGCCGATCGAGCTGGACCTCGGCGGGCTCAGCATCCGGGACATCCGCAAGAACGCCGCCGACCAGTACCTGATCGTGGCCGGTTCCTGGGCGGCCGACGGCAACTCCGACCCGTACGCCCTCTACGCCTGGGACGGGATCGCCTCGCACGCCCCGGTCAAGCGGGCCGATCTGCCGACCGCCGACGCGGGCGGCTGGGAGGCCGTCGTGGACGTTCCCGACCTCACCGTTCCGGGCGCCCGGACGCAGCTGATCACCGATGCCGGTTCGGCCGACCTGTACGGGGACGGCACGGAGGCGAAGGATCTCGACCACGCCGAGTGGAAGAAGTCCCGCGCCGTCCGGTTCACCGTCGGCGGCTGACGGACCGGACGGGCGGGCCCCGGGCGTGGTCCTACGGTCCGTACGGCGGCGGCGGTGCGGCGGCCGCCGCCTCGGCCAGGGCCGGGCCCAGGTTCTCGGTGCGCATGCGCCGGTCGACGTAGAGCAGCCCGGTCACCAGCTGCGGGAACGTCGCCGCGATGAACTGGCTGATCAGCTGCCCGAGCGCCATGATCACCAGGTAGCCGCTCATGGCGAAGGCGATCGCGGCCGGGTTCGGGTCCTCGTCCAGGGTCGTGCCGCCGATCATGCCGGAGAACATGCCGAGGAACGAGAACGGGATCTGGATGACGTAGCTCGCGACATAGGCCATGCCGAGGGCCAGCAGGGTGATCCCGAGGACCCGCCACCAGTCGCCACGCACCAGCTGCGCGGAGCGGCGCAGGGCGGCCACCGGGGACTGGCCCTCGAACACCACGGCCGAGGGTGCCAGGCAGAACTTCACCCAGAGCCAGATCGCGAGCGGGGCGGTGGCCAGGGCGCCCAGGAAGCCGAGAGCGGTCCACACCGCCAGGTTGCCCCCGTACTCCAGGGTGATGGAGCCGATGATCAGCGCGAAGAAGCCGACCACCATGAGCACCGTCGGGACCATCGCGACCAGGAAGGTCAGGACCACCGTCCCGAACACCGCCGGCACACGGGCCCAGGCCCGGCGCCAGATGAAGGAGAAGGTGGTGGGCCTGCCCAGCACCGCCTCCTGCAGGATCGCGGGCACGGTCGCGTACATCATGGCCGTGGCGACCGCGAAGGCGATCACGGCGACCAGCCAGACGACACCGAGGGCGACCACGATCGGCACCACCTCGGAGGACCTCGGGTCCTCCTCGGCGCTGAGCGAGATGACCGTGTGCAGCTGGTCGCTGACCGCGGAGTACGCGATCAGGGCCGTGGCGGCCATGAGCACCACCGCCCCGCCGTACACGGCCGCGCCGATGCCGAACAACTGCTTCCAGTAGCGGCCCATCGTGCTGAGGGCGCCGCCGAGTATGTCCCCGAGTTTCAGGGGCGCCAGCGGTATCACCCCGGGCTTCGGCGGTGGCATCCAGCCGCCCCATCCCGGTGGTCCCGGGGGCCCTCCGTACGGTGCTCCGCCGCCCCACCCTGCGTCCTGCGCCACTGCTGCTCCGTCATGTGTCGTTGTCCGGTGTGCTGGTCGGGACACCGTAGCGTCCCGGTCGGCCGAAAGTGCTCGTACCGTTGTACGGGCGGCGATGCGTACACTCGTACACATGGGATACGGACTGCTGGCCGCGGCGATCGCGGCGGAGGTGGCCGGCACGACGGCCATGAAGTACAGCGAGGGCTTCACCCGGCTCTGGCCCTCGCTGATCACCGTCACGGGATACCTCGTGGCCTTCGGGCTGCTCGCCCAGACGCTGAAGACGCTGTCGGTGGGCACCGCATACGCGATCTGGGCGGGGATCGGCACCGCGGCCGTCGCCGCCATCGGCATCCTCTTCATGGGCGAGTCCGGCAGTCCGGTCAAACTGGCGGGCATAGCGCTGGTCATCGCCGGAGTGGTGGTGCTGAACCTGGGCGGGGCCCACTGATGGTGCGCCGTTACGACCCCGAGCGGCGCGACCGCATCATCGATGCCGCGATCAGGGTGGTCGGCGCCAAGGGCATCGCTGGGCTGAGCCACCGCTCCGTCGCCGCCGAGGCGGATGTGCCGCTCGGCTCGACGACGTATCACTTCGCCTCGCTGGACGAGCTGTTGATCGCCGCGCTGCGCCGGTCGAACGAGAACTTCGCCGAGGTCATGCGGGAGAGCGAGGCGCTGGCCGATCCGGCGGCCGATCTCGCCGAGGAGCTGGCCCGGCTGCTGGGGGAGTACTTCTCCGGCGGGCGCGGGAGGGCCGAGCTGGAGTACGAGCTGTATCTAGCCGCGCTCCGCAGGCCCGCGCTGCGGCCCGTCGCCGCCGAGTGGACCGACGGCACCGCCGAGCTGCTGTCCGGGCGCACCGATCCGGTCACCGCGCGGGCGCTGATCGCGCTGATGGACGGGATCTGCCTGCAGGTGCTGCTCACCGGCGGCGAGTACGACGAAGCGTACGCGCGGGAGATGCTGCGGCGGATCGCCGGTTGACGGATCCGACCGCCGATCGCCGGGTAACGGCTCCGTCCCCGCGCGCCGGGTGATCGCTCCGCCCGCGACCGACGGAACGGGTGACCGCTCCGTCCCCGCGTGCCCCTCACGCGCCGGACGGGCCCCCGTTCCGTACCGCCGCCAGGGCCGCCCGGACGCTCGCCTCGATGTCGGTGATCGGATACAGCGCCTCGCGGACCGTCCGGTCGCGGTCCACCACCAGCGTCAGCCGCTTCAGCCGGCTGATGCCGCCCGCGCGGAAGGTGGGCAGGCGCAGTGCCGCCGTCAGCTCCAGCTCCGCGTCGGACAGCAGCGGGAACCGCAGCCGCTCCGCGTCCGCGAAGGCCCGTTGCTCGTCCGGGCGCTGGGTGGAGACCCCCTGCACGGTCGCGCCCGCCGCGGTGAACCCGGCCAACTGGTCGCGGTACGTGCACGATTCGAGTGTGCAGCCGCTCGCGCCCGGGATCTCGGCCCAGCCCGGCGGATAGGCGTCCCGGCGGGCGTAGGCGCCGGGGAAGAAGTACAGGACGGTGTACGGGGTGCCGGCGACCGGGTCGCGCGGCGCGCCGTCGAGGTCCGGCAGCCGCAGCTCGGGCAGGCGGGTGCCCACCAGGGCGTGCACCCGGGCCGCCTCCTTCGAGGCCTCCGCGGTCGTCGCCATCATTTCCCCTTCTCCCAGTACCCAGGTGTCGCCCCAGTCCTGGAGCGCGATCAGTACGGGCAGCAGCGCGCGTCCACGCGGGGTGAGGCGGTACTCGTACCGGGGTGGCCGGTCCTGGTACGGCTGTCGGGAGAGCACGCCCGCGTCGACCAGCAGCCGCAGCCGCTCGGTCAGCACCTTGCGGGACACGCCCAGCTCCTGCTGGAGCGCGTCGAAGCGGTGCACCCCGCGCGCCGTGTCCCGCACGATCAGCAGGGTCCACCAGTCGCCCACGACATCGAGCGCCTGGGCGATCGCGCAGTCGGCGTCGGCCAGGCTGGTGCGCTGGGGCATCGGCTCCTCCGTCCGTCTCCCGTATTCGCCGCTTACCGGATTGACCTGCAGGAAACCACGATGCCATAGTCCGTTCCCAAAGGAAACTCACTGGGGAGGGTGCTGGGGATGAGCTTTTTCGGGGTCGTGCGGGACGTGCCGCGCACCGTGCGGCTGCTGGCCTTCGGTTCCTTTCTCAACGGGGTCGTCAGCTTCACCTTCATCTACCTCTTCGTCTATCTGACCGGCCCGCGCGGGCTGAGCGTCCCGCAGGCCGGAGTCGTCGCGGGCATCGGCGGTATCGGCCTGGTCGCGGGGAACTTCACCGGCGGCTGGTTCGGCGACCACTACGGCCACCGCCGGATGCTGCTGACCGGCGCCCTGGTCAGCGGGGCGGCGCTGGCCGCCCTGCCGGTCCTCCCGGTCGCGGCGATGTACGGGGTGCTGCCGCTCGCGCAGTACGCGGCGGGCGTCGTGCGCGCCGCCAACTCCGCGCTCGTCGCGGTCTCCGTCCCCGAGGGCGGCAGGCGCCAGAGCTTCGCCCTGGTTCGGGCCGCGGGCAACGCCGCGTTCGCCGTCGGCCCGCCGCTCGGCGCGCTGATCGCCGCCCACTTCTCGTACGGCTGGCTGTTCGTCGCCGACGGACTCGGGACCCTGCTCTTCGCCGGGTACGCGGCGGCGGTGCTCCCCGCACACGGCACCGCGCACGCCCGGCCGGACCGTGACCCCGGCGCGCCGGGCCTCTGGCGGGAGCTGCGGGCCAGGCCCGCCGTGCTGGTCCTGCTCGCCGCGATCCTCTGCGTCGACCTCGTCTACCGGCAGCAGTACTCGACCCTGCCCGTCTTCCTCGCCGAACACGGCCACGGCGACCAGTTCTACGGCTGGCTGCTGGCCGTCAACGGCGGGCTCATCCTCCTGCTGGAACTCCCCGCCGCCCACGTGCTGCGCCGCCGGGCGCCGCTGTCCATCGTGGGCACCGGGCTGCTGCTGGTGGGGCTGGGCTACACGGTGCTGATCCCCGGCGCCGGAGCGCTGTTCGCCGTCACCATGATGGCGTCGCTGACCGCCGGCGAGATCCTCTACAAGACCACCGCGACGGCGTACGTCGCCGACCAGGCCCCGGACCACGCGCAGGGCCGCTTCCAGAGCCTGTACGCGGGTGCCTCCATCAGCGGCCAGGTACTGGCGCCGCCGCTCGGCGGTGCGCTCTACGCCCACGCGCCCGGACTGCTCTGGCCCGCCTGCGCGGTGCTGGCCTGCGGCGCGGGGGCGGCGGTGCTGGCGGCGCGGCGGCTGCGGGGACCGGTGCGCGAGGCGGCCGTCGTACCGGTGCCCGAACGGCAGACACAGCCCGGCTGACCTGGCAGGTCCGGGCTCCCGGGCCGGACCTGCCCATCCGGCGAGACCGGTTGGCCCCGGTGGTGCCTCGCCGGTTAGGTTTCGTGTCATGACCGACACGACTCCTGCTCGCACCACCGGCGCCGTCGCCGCCGGCCTCGCCACCATCGCCGGCGACGGTTCCGTTCTCGACACCTGGTTCCCCGCCCCCGAGCTCACCGCCGAGCCGGGCCCGGCCGGAACCGAACGGCTCACCCCCGACCAGGCCGTCAACCTCCTCGGTGAGGGCGCCGGCAAGGCCATCGGCGTGGACGCCCGCCGCGGTGTCGAGGTCGTCGCCGTACGTACGGTCATCGCCTCGCTCGACGACAAGCCGCTGGACGCCCACGACGCGTACCTGCGCCTGCACCTCCTCTCGCACCGCCTCGTCCAGCCGCACGGCCAGAACCTGGACGGGCTTTTCGGCCTCCTCACCAACGTCGCCTGGACCTCGCTCGGCCCGGTCGCCGTCGACGACGTGGAGAGGGTGCGGCTGAACGCCCGCGCCGAGGGCCTGCACCTCCAGGTCACCTCGGTCGACAAGTTCCCCCGGATGACGGACTACGTCGCTCCGAAGGGCGTCCGGATCGCCGACGCCGACCGGGTCAGGCTCGGCGCGCACCTCGCCGCCGGCACGACCGTCATGCACGAGGGCTTCGTCAACTTCAACGCCGGCACCCTCGGGACGTCGATGGTCGAGGGCCGCATCTCCGCCGGTGTCGTCGTCGGCAACGGCTCCGACATCGGAGGGGGCGCCTCCACCATGGGCACCCTCTCCGGCGGTGGCAAGGAGCGCATCGTCATCGGCGAGCGCTGCCTGATCGGCGCCGAGGCCGGTGTCGGGATCGCGCTCGGCGACGAGTGCGTCGTCGAGGCCGGGCTCTACGTCACGGCCGGTACCCGCATCACGCTGCCGGACGGCCAGATCGTCAAGGCCCGTGAGCTCTCCGGCGCCTCGAACATCCTCTTCCGCCGCAACTCGGTCACCGGCGCCGTCGAGGCCCGCCCGAACAACGCGGTCTGGGACGGCCTCAACGACGTCCTGCACAGCCACAACTGAGGCCGCCCGGCCTCAATCGGTGGCGCGCAGCAGTTCCTCGTAAGCCCTCCGCAGCCCGTCGGTCGCTCCGCGTCCGGCGGGCTGCAGCG
Coding sequences within it:
- the dapD gene encoding 2,3,4,5-tetrahydropyridine-2,6-dicarboxylate N-succinyltransferase, with product MTDTTPARTTGAVAAGLATIAGDGSVLDTWFPAPELTAEPGPAGTERLTPDQAVNLLGEGAGKAIGVDARRGVEVVAVRTVIASLDDKPLDAHDAYLRLHLLSHRLVQPHGQNLDGLFGLLTNVAWTSLGPVAVDDVERVRLNARAEGLHLQVTSVDKFPRMTDYVAPKGVRIADADRVRLGAHLAAGTTVMHEGFVNFNAGTLGTSMVEGRISAGVVVGNGSDIGGGASTMGTLSGGGKERIVIGERCLIGAEAGVGIALGDECVVEAGLYVTAGTRITLPDGQIVKARELSGASNILFRRNSVTGAVEARPNNAVWDGLNDVLHSHN